One genomic window of Clostridium taeniosporum includes the following:
- the smpB gene encoding SsrA-binding protein SmpB, with amino-acid sequence MVRKKNSNTLAENRKARHDYFVEETIEAGIALVGTEVKSIRNGRVNLKESYADIKNGEIFILSMHISPYEQGNIFNVDPLREKKLLLHKAEIAKLAGLVSREGYTLIPLALYLKQGKVKVSLGICKGKKDYDKRNSMLEKAHNREMQRAMKERNRY; translated from the coding sequence ATGGTAAGAAAAAAAAATTCAAATACTTTAGCTGAAAATAGAAAAGCAAGGCATGATTATTTTGTTGAAGAAACTATTGAAGCTGGTATTGCATTAGTTGGTACTGAGGTAAAATCTATTAGAAATGGTAGAGTTAATTTAAAAGAATCTTATGCGGATATAAAAAATGGAGAAATTTTCATATTAAGTATGCATATAAGTCCATATGAACAAGGAAATATATTTAATGTTGATCCATTAAGAGAAAAAAAGTTACTATTACACAAGGCTGAAATTGCTAAATTAGCGGGTTTAGTATCTAGAGAAGGATATACTTTAATACCATTAGCATTATATTTAAAGCAGGGAAAAGTTAAAGTATCCCTAGGAATTTGTAAAGGTAAAAAAGATTACGATAAGAGAAATTCCATGTTAGAAAAGGCTCATAATAGAGAAATGCAAAGAGCTATGAAAGAAAGAAATAGATATTAG
- a CDS encoding manganese catalase family protein: MWYYVKTLQYPINLKCKDLTMAKYLISQYGGPDGELGAALRYLNQRYTMPTGKSKGLLTDIGTEEMGHVEMIATMVYQLMENATLDELKEAGLGGHYVDHGKAPFYTDATGNPWTATYIQAKGDVIADLHEDMAAEQKARATYEHLIQLTDEQDIKDILKFLREREVVHYQRFGEALMNVQDHLCKK; this comes from the coding sequence ATGTGGTATTATGTTAAAACATTGCAATATCCAATAAATTTAAAATGCAAAGATCTTACTATGGCAAAATATCTTATTTCTCAATATGGTGGCCCTGATGGAGAATTAGGTGCTGCTCTTAGATATTTAAATCAACGTTATACTATGCCTACTGGAAAATCTAAAGGATTACTTACAGATATAGGTACAGAAGAAATGGGACATGTAGAGATGATTGCTACAATGGTTTATCAACTTATGGAAAACGCTACATTAGATGAACTTAAAGAAGCTGGTCTTGGAGGACATTATGTTGATCATGGTAAAGCACCATTTTATACAGATGCTACAGGAAACCCTTGGACTGCAACTTATATACAAGCAAAAGGTGATGTAATTGCAGATTTACATGAAGATATGGCAGCAGAACAAAAAGCTAGAGCAACTTATGAGCATTTAATTCAATTAACTGATGAACAAGATATTAAAGATATTTTAAAATTCTTAAGAGAGAGAGAAGTAGTACACTATCAAAGATTTGGAGAAGCTTTAATGAATGTTCAAGATCATTTATGTAAAAAATAA
- the rnr gene encoding ribonuclease R, whose product MTIKETLLSFMREPAYNPMTIEDLALVFDIKSHEYGDFKKILKVMENEGLISTTKNNKYIIAESVGLIIGKLQTHSKGFGFLIPDAEGEKDVFIPSSCMKGAINGDRVQVQITRENSNTKKREGQVVKILERNTTKIVGIYEDSKNFGFVVSEDTRITQDIFISKKDRNGAEDGDVVIVEITKWPDRKRSPEGIIKDILGKKGDKGIDILTIIRKFGLPEAFSKKVLKFADQIPETISDEECKRRTDLRNIRMVTIDGEDAKDLDDAVSIEKLEDGTFKLGVHIADVTHYVRENNILDKEALKRGTSVYLIDRVIPMLPKQLSNGICSLNPKVDRLALSCFMIINNKGKVIDHEIMESVIKTNERMTYTDVTKILRDHDEELIKRYDYLYEDFKSMEELCIILRNKRMRRGAIDFEFEESKIILDEMGKPIDIKPYEREIANRIIEEFMLVCNETVAEHMFWSKLPFVYRVHENPDEEKLTKFKEFIYNLGYTFNWNEEVNPSTFQNILEEVKGKKEETVVSTLLLRSMMQARYAPECIGHFGLAAQYYCHFTSPIRRYPDLQIHRIIKEYLNKEIDESRHKKLIPIVDVAAKQSSEKERVAQEAEREVDDLKKAEYMLDKIGEEFDGMISSVTSFGIFVELPNTIEGLVHVTELDDDYYVFDEAHLSLVGERTKSTYKLGDDVRVRCVRVDLDNREVYFKLILAENEEKNDEEENEDSKEFIEEVLSSEEEPILN is encoded by the coding sequence ATGACAATAAAAGAAACATTATTAAGTTTTATGAGAGAACCAGCATACAATCCAATGACTATTGAAGACTTGGCTCTTGTTTTTGATATAAAATCACATGAATATGGTGATTTTAAAAAGATACTAAAAGTTATGGAAAATGAAGGCTTGATTTCAACAACTAAAAATAATAAATATATTATAGCAGAAAGCGTAGGGTTAATTATAGGAAAACTCCAAACACACTCAAAGGGATTTGGTTTTCTTATACCAGATGCAGAAGGAGAAAAAGATGTCTTTATTCCAAGCTCATGCATGAAGGGAGCAATAAATGGAGATAGGGTACAGGTTCAAATAACTAGAGAAAATTCAAATACTAAAAAAAGAGAAGGGCAAGTAGTTAAAATTCTTGAAAGAAATACTACTAAAATAGTTGGAATATATGAAGATAGTAAAAATTTTGGATTTGTTGTTTCAGAAGATACAAGAATAACTCAAGATATATTTATATCTAAGAAAGATAGAAATGGTGCCGAAGATGGGGATGTAGTTATAGTAGAAATAACTAAATGGCCTGACAGAAAAAGAAGTCCAGAAGGAATAATAAAAGATATATTGGGCAAAAAAGGTGATAAAGGTATTGATATTTTAACTATAATAAGAAAATTTGGCTTACCTGAAGCGTTTAGTAAAAAGGTCTTAAAATTTGCTGATCAAATACCTGAAACTATAAGTGATGAAGAATGTAAAAGAAGAACAGATTTAAGAAATATTAGAATGGTAACTATAGATGGTGAGGATGCTAAAGATTTAGATGATGCTGTATCTATAGAAAAATTAGAAGATGGAACATTTAAATTAGGAGTACACATTGCAGATGTTACTCATTATGTTAGAGAAAATAATATATTAGATAAAGAAGCTTTAAAAAGAGGTACTTCTGTATATTTAATAGATAGAGTTATTCCTATGTTACCAAAACAATTGTCTAATGGTATATGTTCATTAAATCCAAAGGTTGATAGATTAGCATTAAGTTGTTTTATGATAATAAATAATAAGGGAAAAGTTATAGATCATGAAATTATGGAAAGTGTTATTAAAACAAATGAAAGAATGACTTATACTGATGTAACTAAGATATTAAGAGATCATGATGAAGAGTTAATAAAAAGATATGATTATCTTTATGAAGACTTTAAATCAATGGAAGAGCTATGTATTATATTAAGAAATAAAAGAATGAGAAGGGGAGCCATTGATTTTGAATTTGAAGAATCAAAGATAATATTAGATGAAATGGGTAAACCTATAGATATAAAACCTTATGAACGTGAAATTGCTAATAGAATTATAGAAGAATTTATGTTAGTTTGTAATGAAACAGTTGCGGAGCATATGTTCTGGAGTAAATTACCATTTGTATATAGAGTTCATGAAAATCCAGATGAAGAAAAGTTAACTAAATTTAAAGAATTTATATATAATTTAGGATATACATTTAACTGGAATGAAGAAGTAAATCCTAGCACATTCCAAAATATATTAGAAGAAGTTAAGGGTAAGAAAGAAGAGACTGTTGTAAGTACATTATTATTAAGATCAATGATGCAAGCTCGCTATGCTCCAGAATGTATAGGACACTTTGGGTTAGCAGCGCAGTATTACTGTCACTTTACATCTCCAATAAGAAGATATCCAGATTTACAAATTCATAGAATAATAAAAGAGTATCTAAATAAAGAAATTGACGAATCAAGACATAAGAAATTAATTCCTATAGTTGATGTAGCAGCAAAACAATCATCAGAAAAGGAAAGAGTTGCTCAAGAAGCAGAAAGAGAAGTTGATGATTTAAAGAAAGCTGAATATATGCTTGATAAGATAGGAGAAGAATTTGATGGAATGATATCTTCAGTTACATCTTTTGGCATATTTGTTGAATTACCTAACACAATTGAAGGATTAGTCCATGTTACAGAATTAGATGATGATTATTATGTATTTGATGAAGCACATCTTTCATTAGTTGGAGAAAGAACTAAAAGTACTTATAAACTTGGTGATGATGTAAGAGTAAGATGTGTTAGAGTAGATCTGGATAATAGAGAAGTTTATTTTAAATTAATATTAGCAGAGAATGAAGAAAAAAATGATGAAGAGGAAAATGAAGATAGTAAAGAATTTATAGAAGAAGTATTGTCTTCAGAAGAAGAGCCCATTCTTAATTAA
- a CDS encoding sulfide/dihydroorotate dehydrogenase-like FAD/NAD-binding protein, whose amino-acid sequence MYKIVSKRELTNNIFLMDIEAPRVAKSAKPGQFIIIKNDEKGERIPLTIADYDSKKGTVTIVFQTVGKSTKELAQYKVNDYVSDFVGPLGQPSEFIHEELEELKKKKIIFVAGGVGAAPVYPQVKWMRENGIDVDVIIGARNKELLILEEEMKAVAGNLYISTDDGSYGFNGRVTDCLSNLVEKGNKYDHAVVIGPMIMMKFMAVLTKKLGIKTTVSLNPVMVDGTGMCGACRVTVGGEVKFACVDGPEFDGHLVDFDESMRRQAMYKTEEGREQLKIEEGDTHSHGGCGCGGDK is encoded by the coding sequence ATGTATAAGATAGTTAGTAAAAGGGAGCTTACAAATAATATATTTTTAATGGATATAGAAGCTCCAAGAGTAGCAAAATCAGCAAAACCTGGTCAATTCATAATAATAAAAAATGATGAAAAAGGTGAAAGAATTCCTTTAACTATTGCAGATTATGATAGTAAAAAAGGAACAGTAACAATAGTTTTTCAAACTGTTGGGAAAAGTACAAAAGAATTAGCACAATATAAAGTTAATGATTATGTAAGTGATTTTGTTGGACCATTAGGACAACCAAGTGAATTTATTCATGAAGAATTAGAAGAATTAAAAAAGAAAAAAATTATTTTTGTAGCAGGTGGAGTTGGAGCAGCACCGGTTTATCCACAAGTTAAATGGATGCGAGAAAATGGTATTGATGTAGATGTAATAATTGGTGCTAGAAATAAAGAACTGTTAATATTAGAAGAAGAAATGAAAGCTGTAGCTGGGAATTTATATATATCAACTGATGATGGAAGTTATGGATTTAATGGTAGAGTTACTGATTGTCTAAGTAATTTAGTTGAAAAAGGAAATAAATATGATCATGCAGTGGTTATTGGGCCTATGATAATGATGAAATTTATGGCTGTATTAACTAAAAAGCTTGGTATAAAAACAACTGTAAGTTTAAATCCTGTAATGGTAGATGGCACAGGAATGTGTGGTGCTTGTAGAGTTACTGTTGGTGGAGAAGTTAAATTTGCTTGTGTTGATGGACCAGAATTTGATGGACATTTAGTTGATTTTGATGAATCAATGAGAAGGCAAGCTATGTATAAGACAGAAGAAGGTAGAGAACAATTAAAGATTGAAGAAGGAGATACGCATAGTCATGGTGGCTGTGGTTGTGGAGGTGATAAGTAA
- a CDS encoding IS701 family transposase — protein MPTTILNQNEFISNYILELNIPYSSALKNHMVNLTSGIIVTEGNKTISSAYNKITSNRHRSTGSRFLSSYSWNHEYVTEECIFHAISEISNTCEDSDVGFLIIDDTLSKKNTSSKKIEGLDFHNSHADGNKPKWSHCLVTSHYKINDYSIPLNFKQYHRKESSKKLSKKFLDKNELAMELINEFAPATKNNYLLVDSWYTSAKILLHGLINGCHTIGRIKSNRVIYPAGIKTNVKEFSSYIRTNETSLVTASNNKYYVYRYEGKLNDIENAVVLISWTKSDLSDKPAFIISTDVSLDNKTIISYYEKRWDIEVSYRYHKTALGFDEFQIQSLESIHRYWSMIFLTYTFLELFRVKYGKLYKLKNIGDVILHFRNNYLVKIVAFAHECADNGINLESTISKLGLVA, from the coding sequence ATGCCGACAACAATATTAAACCAAAACGAATTTATTAGCAACTATATTTTAGAGTTAAATATTCCATATTCTTCTGCGTTAAAGAATCATATGGTAAATTTAACATCTGGAATAATCGTAACCGAAGGAAATAAGACTATTTCTTCAGCTTACAATAAGATTACATCTAACCGACACAGAAGTACTGGTTCAAGATTCCTAAGTTCATATTCATGGAATCATGAATATGTTACGGAAGAATGCATATTTCATGCAATCTCTGAAATTTCCAATACTTGTGAAGATAGTGATGTTGGATTCCTAATTATTGATGATACCTTGAGTAAGAAAAATACTTCAAGTAAAAAAATTGAAGGTTTAGATTTTCACAATTCTCATGCTGATGGTAACAAACCGAAGTGGTCTCACTGCTTAGTTACATCCCACTATAAGATTAATGATTATTCTATACCTCTGAATTTCAAACAATATCACCGAAAGGAATCTAGTAAAAAGCTATCTAAAAAATTTCTAGATAAAAATGAACTTGCAATGGAACTAATAAATGAATTTGCTCCTGCAACTAAAAACAACTATTTATTAGTTGATTCATGGTATACTTCAGCAAAAATTTTGCTTCACGGTTTAATAAATGGTTGTCACACTATCGGTAGAATAAAATCTAACAGAGTGATATATCCTGCTGGCATTAAAACAAATGTAAAAGAGTTTTCTTCATACATTAGAACTAATGAAACTAGCTTAGTTACCGCTAGTAACAACAAGTACTACGTTTATAGATATGAAGGAAAACTCAACGATATAGAAAATGCCGTTGTACTTATAAGCTGGACTAAAAGTGATTTATCTGATAAGCCAGCATTCATTATAAGTACTGATGTTTCACTTGATAATAAAACAATAATTTCATACTACGAAAAGCGTTGGGATATTGAAGTAAGTTATAGATATCATAAAACAGCTCTTGGTTTTGATGAATTTCAAATTCAATCTTTAGAATCAATACATAGATATTGGAGTATGATATTTTTAACGTATACTTTCCTTGAGCTTTTCAGAGTTAAATATGGTAAATTATATAAATTGAAAAATATCGGTGATGTAATATTACACTTCCGAAACAACTATTTGGTAAAAATAGTTGCTTTTGCACATGAATGTGCAGATAACGGGATTAATCTAGAGTCTACTATTTCCAAATTAGGACTAGTAGCTTAA
- a CDS encoding M13-type metalloendopeptidase has protein sequence MRKYKKTTRTLTLILFAFIINSFINYNVFAREVITKSNDEIRLQDNFYKAVNKEWLKNSVLKDNEDAKSTFTEVKDKVNIKVKKIFDNLLIHKDKYSNDTNEKKIINLYNNYMNLEERNSQGSKPIKKYVDKIKNAKSVDEITKLLGDPSINIFSNLINFSVGSDINNGEKNILYISSSTLTLGDSDEYKNQVEHNKNKDIMKQYLVNILKLSGYSKEETIKKVENSFYFESKLASSIIGVTEFADYYNNRDKNHETYSINEINKLSNNVDLASIIKNLNYDNIDEIVVFEPKWLEKLNELYAEENLSFIKDYIEVGMISAASRYLSEGFRNEYLNLQKSLYEIKPASLGEESKEFVNKNFNLALSKLYVESIFNENIKNDVKKITEEIIDVYTNRIKNLDWMSDSTKENAIRKLNNIKINIGCPETWPNYSNLEIKSYKDGGSLLENIISLEKFSYKKPINSKEPFNLISPEDVNAYYDANTNEITIPAAILQSPFYNINESKEKNLGGLGIIIGHEITHAFDNNGAKFDENGEIKNWWTDSDYRKYEDRIKKIKEFYGNIEVLPGMKLDGQITLGENIADIGSMTCMLDILEKSPNANYDEFFRNFATIWRDVTSDEYKTLLLKTDSHSPGEIRVNTVLKQFEKFYKLYNVTENDGMYLKVKDRLKIW, from the coding sequence ATGAGAAAATATAAGAAAACAACACGTACATTAACTTTAATATTATTTGCATTTATTATAAATTCATTTATAAATTATAATGTATTTGCAAGGGAAGTAATTACAAAAAGTAATGATGAAATAAGATTACAAGATAATTTTTATAAGGCTGTTAATAAAGAGTGGCTTAAAAACTCAGTACTTAAAGATAATGAAGATGCTAAAAGTACATTTACAGAAGTTAAGGATAAAGTTAATATTAAGGTGAAAAAAATATTTGATAATTTATTAATACATAAAGATAAGTATTCTAATGACACTAATGAAAAGAAAATAATAAATTTATATAATAATTATATGAATTTAGAAGAAAGAAATAGTCAAGGTTCAAAACCAATAAAAAAGTATGTAGATAAGATAAAAAATGCTAAAAGTGTAGATGAAATTACAAAATTATTAGGAGATCCAAGTATAAATATATTTAGTAATTTAATTAATTTTAGTGTTGGAAGTGATATAAATAATGGTGAAAAAAATATTTTATATATTTCATCATCAACATTAACTTTAGGAGATTCAGATGAATATAAAAATCAAGTGGAACATAATAAAAATAAAGATATTATGAAGCAATATTTAGTTAATATATTAAAGTTAAGTGGATATTCTAAAGAAGAGACAATTAAAAAGGTAGAAAATTCATTCTATTTTGAAAGCAAATTAGCATCATCAATAATTGGAGTTACAGAATTTGCAGATTATTATAATAATAGAGATAAAAATCATGAAACTTATAGTATTAATGAGATTAATAAACTTTCAAATAATGTAGATTTAGCTAGTATAATAAAAAATCTTAATTATGATAATATAGATGAAATTGTAGTATTTGAACCTAAATGGTTAGAAAAATTAAATGAACTTTATGCAGAAGAAAATTTAAGTTTTATAAAAGATTATATTGAAGTTGGTATGATTTCTGCTGCAAGTAGATATTTAAGTGAAGGTTTTAGAAATGAATATCTAAATTTACAAAAATCATTATATGAAATTAAGCCAGCATCTTTAGGGGAGGAATCTAAAGAATTTGTAAATAAAAATTTTAATTTAGCTTTAAGTAAATTGTATGTAGAAAGTATTTTTAATGAAAATATAAAAAATGATGTTAAAAAAATCACTGAAGAAATAATAGATGTTTATACAAATAGAATTAAAAATCTAGATTGGATGAGTGATTCAACTAAAGAGAATGCTATAAGAAAATTAAATAATATAAAAATAAATATAGGATGCCCAGAAACATGGCCAAATTATTCAAACCTGGAAATAAAATCATACAAAGATGGGGGATCACTTTTAGAAAACATAATAAGTTTAGAAAAATTTTCATACAAAAAGCCAATTAACTCCAAAGAACCTTTTAATTTAATATCACCAGAAGATGTTAATGCGTATTATGATGCTAACACTAACGAAATAACAATTCCTGCTGCTATATTGCAATCACCTTTTTATAACATAAATGAAAGTAAGGAAAAGAATTTAGGTGGATTAGGAATTATCATTGGACACGAAATTACTCATGCATTTGACAATAACGGAGCTAAATTTGATGAAAATGGAGAAATAAAAAATTGGTGGACAGATTCGGATTATAGAAAGTATGAAGATAGAATTAAAAAAATAAAAGAGTTTTATGGTAATATAGAAGTTTTACCTGGAATGAAATTAGATGGGCAGATTACTTTAGGAGAAAATATAGCAGATATTGGTTCTATGACTTGTATGCTTGATATTTTAGAGAAAAGTCCTAATGCAAATTATGATGAGTTCTTTAGAAATTTTGCTACTATTTGGAGAGATGTAACTAGTGATGAATATAAGACATTATTATTAAAAACAGATAGCCATTCTCCTGGTGAGATTAGAGTAAATACAGTTTTAAAACAGTTTGAAAAATTTTATAAACTTTATAATGTAACTGAAAATGATGGTATGTATTTAAAAGTAAAAGATAGATTAAAAATATGGTAG
- a CDS encoding spore coat associated protein CotJA, whose translation MYNFKLKEYARAYILPQCYENLFTCVDGFKKGTIFKDLYKPYNENKKYNC comes from the coding sequence ATGTATAACTTTAAATTAAAAGAATATGCGCGTGCATATATATTACCTCAATGTTATGAAAATTTATTCACTTGTGTAGATGGATTTAAAAAAGGAACTATTTTTAAAGATCTTTATAAACCCTATAATGAAAATAAAAAATATAACTGCTAA
- a CDS encoding HAD family hydrolase has protein sequence MDSLIFDLDGTLWDATEAFYICWNEVFSKYEETKQGMTLKEIKSVMGMTMEDILEKFFPTLNDKTRKELIDECTRIELKYLLKKGGKLYPELQNTIKELSKKYKLFIVSNCVNGYIQCFLETHNLKEYFKDFEDPSRTGLEKAKNIRIVMERNRLSNSAYVGDTKWDKVASEKAGIPFIYASYGFGDVDKYDYKINNFKELLNINNTKY, from the coding sequence ATGGATAGTCTTATATTTGATTTAGATGGAACCTTGTGGGATGCTACAGAAGCTTTTTATATATGCTGGAATGAAGTTTTTTCAAAATATGAAGAGACAAAACAAGGCATGACATTAAAAGAAATTAAAAGTGTTATGGGAATGACTATGGAAGATATCTTAGAAAAGTTTTTTCCAACTTTAAATGACAAAACACGAAAAGAATTAATAGATGAGTGTACTAGGATTGAATTGAAATATTTGCTGAAAAAGGGTGGAAAATTATATCCTGAATTACAAAATACAATAAAAGAGTTATCAAAAAAGTATAAATTATTTATAGTTAGTAATTGTGTAAATGGATATATACAATGTTTTTTAGAAACACATAATTTGAAGGAATATTTTAAAGATTTTGAAGACCCAAGTAGAACAGGATTAGAAAAGGCTAAAAATATAAGAATAGTAATGGAGAGAAATAGACTAAGCAATTCAGCATATGTGGGGGATACTAAATGGGATAAAGTAGCAAGTGAAAAAGCAGGGATTCCTTTTATATATGCAAGTTATGGATTTGGAGATGTAGATAAATATGATTATAAGATTAATAAT
- the gltA gene encoding NADPH-dependent glutamate synthase, giving the protein MDMKDRMVKVPVREQDAKVRATNFEEVCLGYNEEEAKKEASRCLNCKNPKCVEGCPVSINIPRFISHVKDGKFEEAAKEIAKYSALPAVCGRVCPQESQCEGRCVLGIKGDSVSIGKLERFTADWSAEHNIDLSKTAPSNGKKVAVIGSGPSGLTCAGDLAKKGYDVTIFEALHKAGGVLEYGIPEFRLPKEKVVKNEVENIKKLGVKIETNVIIGKTITIDELFKDEKFEAVFIGSGAGLPKFMGIQGENANGVFSANEFLTRVNLMKAYLDEYDTPVKNGKKVAVVGGGNVAMDAARTALRLGAESHIVYRRSESELPARVEEVHHAKEEGIIFDLLTNPKEILTDENGWVKGMRCVKMELGEADASGRRRPMEIKGSEFIMDVDTVIMSLGTSPNPLISSTTEGLEINKWKCIVADDNGLTTKEGVYAGGDAVTGAATVILAMGAGKKAAEAIDEYLQSK; this is encoded by the coding sequence ATGGATATGAAAGATAGAATGGTTAAAGTTCCTGTAAGAGAACAGGATGCAAAAGTTAGAGCAACAAATTTTGAAGAGGTATGTTTAGGATACAATGAGGAAGAAGCTAAAAAAGAAGCTTCAAGATGTTTAAATTGTAAAAATCCCAAATGTGTAGAAGGGTGTCCAGTATCTATAAATATTCCAAGATTTATTTCACATGTTAAAGATGGAAAGTTTGAAGAAGCTGCAAAAGAAATAGCTAAGTATAGTGCACTTCCAGCTGTTTGTGGTAGAGTATGTCCTCAAGAAAGTCAATGTGAAGGTAGATGTGTACTTGGAATAAAAGGAGATTCAGTATCAATTGGTAAATTAGAAAGATTTACAGCAGATTGGTCAGCTGAACATAATATTGATTTGAGTAAAACTGCTCCTTCAAATGGTAAAAAAGTTGCAGTAATAGGAAGTGGTCCATCAGGATTAACTTGTGCTGGTGATTTAGCAAAAAAAGGATATGATGTTACTATATTTGAAGCACTTCATAAAGCAGGTGGAGTTTTAGAATATGGTATTCCGGAATTTAGATTGCCTAAAGAGAAAGTTGTAAAAAATGAAGTTGAAAATATTAAAAAGTTAGGTGTGAAAATTGAAACTAACGTTATAATAGGTAAAACTATAACTATAGATGAACTTTTTAAAGATGAAAAATTTGAAGCTGTGTTTATAGGTTCAGGAGCAGGACTTCCTAAATTTATGGGAATACAAGGTGAAAATGCAAATGGAGTATTTTCAGCAAATGAATTTTTAACAAGAGTTAATTTAATGAAAGCATATTTAGATGAATATGATACTCCTGTTAAGAATGGTAAAAAAGTTGCTGTAGTTGGTGGTGGAAATGTTGCTATGGATGCAGCTAGAACTGCATTAAGGCTTGGAGCAGAAAGTCATATAGTTTATAGAAGAAGTGAATCAGAACTTCCCGCAAGAGTTGAAGAAGTACATCATGCCAAAGAAGAAGGAATAATATTTGATTTATTAACTAATCCAAAAGAAATTTTAACTGATGAAAATGGATGGGTAAAAGGAATGAGATGTGTAAAAATGGAACTTGGAGAGGCAGATGCTTCTGGTAGAAGAAGACCAATGGAAATTAAAGGCTCTGAATTTATTATGGATGTTGATACAGTAATAATGTCCCTTGGAACATCACCAAATCCATTAATTTCTTCAACAACTGAAGGTTTAGAAATTAACAAATGGAAATGTATAGTTGCTGATGATAATGGTTTAACTACTAAAGAAGGAGTTTATGCAGGAGGAGATGCTGTTACAGGAGCTGCAACAGTAATACTTGCAATGGGAGCTGGTAAAAAAGCAGCAGAAGCTATAGATGAATATTTACAAAGCAAATAA
- a CDS encoding spore coat protein CotJB has translation MYEKDLLDSIMIYQFSAIDLNLFLDNFPDNEDAKKDYDIVSSKLTCLINEYEKNFAPLTNFGTSVKENPHAWVEKPWPWEKEN, from the coding sequence ATGTATGAAAAAGACTTATTAGATAGTATAATGATTTATCAATTTTCTGCTATTGATCTAAATTTATTCCTTGATAATTTTCCTGATAATGAGGATGCAAAAAAAGACTATGATATAGTATCATCTAAATTAACTTGTTTAATCAATGAATATGAAAAAAACTTTGCTCCTTTAACCAATTTTGGTACTTCTGTTAAAGAAAATCCTCATGCTTGGGTAGAAAAACCTTGGCCTTGGGAAAAAGAAAATTAG